From Pseudovibrio sp. Tun.PSC04-5.I4, a single genomic window includes:
- a CDS encoding tetratricopeptide repeat protein: protein MRFLISLLCLFVVAGGTPVLGLGWQATGSEKEILLTKGVGGLTLLHNRAGKIHRSVRAEISKSALVTTLDSEALSGNAEAVFGLALANEMGRGVPRNVGAAIKLYEEAGRLGLAAAYNNLGEIYRQGKHGAVDLVRARELYQKAADWGDAWAQNNLGLLYLHGIGVGHDPKLAFYWVKGAAMAGLLQGVENLAGLYRDGVGVDADAGRARVLYKKAIALGSFDAHVSLGELMENGEGGKEDLAGAITHYRIAAQAGSALGQHYLGTLYEDGVGVGQDYGQARAFYKKAANKGLARSQFALGRLSLLGRGAEPDIDKALRLYKAAAKQGNAQALNDLGVLYENGRGVQQSYELALEFYMASSARFPFALTNAGLLYLNGHGVSQDVARAKALFQEASDRGEPVGDVLLGKVFLQGFNEEPNASEAARLFFLAASKGVPEAFYLLGYCHETGRCLERNLLKSRDFYKIAADQGYREANRALRQLEWRLRTQSTN, encoded by the coding sequence ATGCGATTTCTGATTTCTCTTCTTTGCTTATTTGTTGTTGCTGGCGGAACGCCTGTGCTGGGCCTTGGTTGGCAGGCAACTGGCAGTGAGAAAGAGATTCTGCTGACCAAAGGGGTTGGCGGCTTAACGCTCCTGCACAATCGTGCTGGTAAAATACACCGTTCTGTCCGAGCGGAGATCTCCAAAAGTGCGCTGGTTACGACGTTGGATTCTGAAGCTCTTTCTGGCAATGCTGAGGCTGTGTTTGGTTTGGCCCTTGCCAATGAAATGGGACGTGGGGTTCCGCGTAATGTGGGTGCGGCCATTAAACTATATGAGGAGGCTGGCAGATTGGGTCTTGCCGCCGCCTATAACAACCTCGGTGAAATTTATCGGCAGGGCAAGCATGGGGCTGTGGATCTGGTCCGTGCGCGAGAACTCTACCAGAAAGCTGCTGATTGGGGAGATGCGTGGGCGCAGAATAATCTGGGCCTGCTTTATCTACATGGAATCGGTGTTGGGCATGATCCTAAGCTGGCGTTCTATTGGGTAAAGGGCGCTGCTATGGCTGGGCTGCTGCAGGGGGTTGAAAACCTTGCAGGATTATACCGGGATGGTGTTGGGGTGGACGCGGATGCCGGACGAGCGCGTGTGCTTTATAAAAAAGCCATCGCGCTTGGCTCTTTTGATGCGCACGTGTCGCTTGGCGAACTGATGGAAAATGGAGAGGGTGGCAAAGAAGATCTTGCTGGTGCCATTACACATTATCGCATTGCGGCCCAAGCTGGGAGCGCGCTTGGCCAGCACTACCTTGGTACGCTTTATGAAGACGGTGTTGGGGTGGGGCAGGATTATGGACAGGCCCGCGCGTTTTATAAGAAAGCGGCCAACAAAGGGTTGGCGCGATCTCAATTTGCACTTGGACGGTTGTCGTTGTTGGGGCGTGGTGCTGAGCCAGATATTGATAAGGCCCTTCGGCTTTATAAAGCTGCGGCGAAACAAGGAAATGCTCAGGCCCTGAATGATCTTGGTGTGCTTTATGAAAATGGTCGTGGTGTTCAGCAATCCTATGAGCTGGCCTTGGAATTCTATATGGCATCTTCTGCTCGCTTTCCGTTTGCGCTGACCAATGCGGGGTTGCTCTATTTAAATGGGCACGGTGTATCGCAGGATGTTGCGCGCGCAAAAGCTCTGTTTCAGGAGGCCTCAGATCGTGGGGAACCTGTTGGTGATGTGTTGCTGGGGAAGGTCTTTTTGCAAGGCTTTAATGAGGAGCCGAACGCAAGTGAAGCTGCGCGGTTGTTTTTTCTAGCCGCCTCAAAGGGTGTGCCGGAAGCGTTCTATCTGCTTGGATATTGCCATGAAACGGGACGTTGTTTGGAACGCAATTTGTTGAAATCACGTGATTTTTACAAAATAGCAGCAGATCAGGGATACCGGGAAGCAAACCGTGCTTTAAGGCAGTTGGAATGGAGATTGCGTACACAATCCACCAATTAG
- a CDS encoding alkyl sulfatase dimerization domain-containing protein — MTFNKTKTSLLRHAIGTTLGLAIASTLSLSTASAETITKPATRFTGELYENILKQLPFSDEQDFFDAKQGYLAPLPDAGQVTNAKGEIVYDLSKFEFIMQGSIAPETVNPSLWRQSQLIMLGGFYQVSDRIYQVRAADLSNITFIEGEEGLIVVDPLISEETARYALELYYAQRGKKPVKAIIYTHSHVDHFGGVRGIVDEADVKSGAVKIYAPEGFMEHAVSENVMAGNAMSRRASYMYGNLLPHSPEGQVGAGLGPTTSTGTVTLIPPTDIIKGNGESHQIDGLTFDFWMAQDSEAPSEFFFYIEELKALCTAEDATHTMHNTYSLRGAKLRDPLGWSKYINEAIYKYGKDVQTLFAPHHWHVSDNDTILKHLRNQRDLYRYINDQPLRLANHGFRMTEIAELLDVPETLQRDWSTRGYYGSFNHNVKSTYVKYLGWFNGNPATLHEYPERIAGAKYVEFMGGPVILIQKAQESFDKGDYRWVVEVMNHLVFANPDNKDAAQLQADALEQLGYQAESGPWRNFYLSGAQELRTGIKELPAPDTASPDIIRAMDLDLLFDYAAMRLNNKKAGDQQIKLNWVFPDTKQEYAMELQNAALSHIEGYQLENPDATITINRTTLNAIMLGEKTFEESMKGGDISIDGEAAKLQALLGMLDTFEFWFNLVRPVPLDKAN; from the coding sequence ATGACGTTCAATAAAACCAAAACATCCCTTCTACGCCATGCTATTGGCACCACGCTTGGTCTTGCTATTGCAAGCACGCTCTCCCTGAGCACAGCTTCAGCCGAGACGATCACCAAACCTGCAACACGGTTCACCGGTGAGCTTTACGAGAACATCTTAAAGCAGCTTCCGTTTTCTGATGAACAGGATTTCTTCGACGCCAAGCAAGGATACCTTGCGCCGTTGCCTGATGCCGGTCAGGTCACAAACGCCAAGGGAGAGATTGTCTATGACCTCTCCAAGTTTGAATTCATCATGCAAGGCTCCATCGCACCGGAGACAGTCAACCCCAGCCTGTGGCGCCAATCTCAACTGATTATGCTGGGTGGGTTCTATCAGGTGTCTGACCGCATCTATCAGGTCCGCGCAGCAGACCTCTCCAACATCACCTTTATTGAGGGTGAGGAAGGGTTGATCGTCGTTGATCCCCTCATCTCAGAGGAAACTGCCCGCTACGCCTTAGAGCTGTACTACGCCCAGCGTGGCAAAAAGCCCGTGAAAGCAATCATCTACACCCACAGTCATGTGGATCACTTTGGCGGTGTTCGCGGCATTGTGGATGAAGCCGATGTGAAAAGCGGAGCCGTTAAAATCTACGCGCCCGAAGGTTTCATGGAACATGCGGTCTCCGAGAATGTGATGGCCGGTAATGCCATGAGCCGCCGTGCCTCCTACATGTATGGCAATCTGCTGCCGCATTCACCGGAAGGTCAGGTGGGTGCCGGATTGGGGCCAACAACATCAACCGGCACGGTGACCCTCATTCCGCCGACTGACATCATCAAAGGCAATGGCGAATCTCATCAAATAGATGGCCTCACCTTTGATTTCTGGATGGCGCAGGACTCTGAGGCTCCATCAGAATTCTTCTTTTATATCGAAGAGTTAAAAGCACTCTGCACGGCGGAAGATGCCACCCACACCATGCACAACACATACTCATTGAGGGGCGCAAAACTGCGCGACCCGCTTGGCTGGTCCAAATACATCAATGAGGCCATCTACAAGTATGGCAAAGATGTACAAACCCTGTTTGCGCCACACCACTGGCACGTATCAGACAACGACACCATTCTAAAACACCTGCGAAATCAACGTGATCTCTACCGTTACATCAACGATCAACCTCTGCGTCTGGCCAACCATGGCTTCCGCATGACTGAGATTGCTGAGCTTTTGGACGTGCCGGAAACCCTACAACGTGACTGGAGCACACGCGGCTACTATGGCTCCTTCAACCACAATGTAAAATCCACCTATGTCAAATACCTAGGTTGGTTCAACGGCAACCCTGCCACCTTGCATGAATATCCGGAGCGCATTGCTGGTGCTAAGTATGTGGAGTTCATGGGAGGTCCAGTCATATTGATCCAAAAAGCCCAGGAATCCTTCGACAAAGGTGACTACCGCTGGGTCGTGGAAGTGATGAACCATCTGGTCTTCGCTAATCCAGACAATAAAGATGCAGCCCAACTGCAAGCAGATGCACTGGAACAGCTTGGCTACCAGGCTGAATCTGGTCCATGGCGCAATTTCTATCTATCTGGTGCGCAAGAACTCAGAACCGGCATCAAAGAGCTGCCAGCTCCAGATACAGCAAGCCCGGATATCATTCGTGCCATGGATCTGGACCTGCTGTTTGATTATGCCGCAATGCGGCTGAACAACAAGAAGGCCGGAGACCAGCAGATCAAGTTGAACTGGGTGTTCCCGGACACCAAGCAGGAATATGCCATGGAGCTTCAAAATGCAGCTCTCAGCCATATTGAAGGTTACCAGCTGGAAAACCCGGATGCCACGATAACCATCAACAGGACCACACTGAATGCAATCATGCTAGGTGAGAAAACCTTCGAGGAGAGCATGAAGGGCGGAGACATCTCAATTGATGGAGAAGCCGCTAAGCTTCAGGCCTTGTTGGGCATGTTGGACACATTCGAGTTTTGGTTCAATCTTGTGCGACCTGTCCCACTTGATAAAGCCAACTAG